In Daphnia magna isolate NIES linkage group LG7, ASM2063170v1.1, whole genome shotgun sequence, a single genomic region encodes these proteins:
- the LOC123474426 gene encoding uncharacterized protein LOC123474426, which produces MSSSLTFVNYYRKAKHSAPSCIGFDFQRGHRSSPHKAKVHGHTILPAPKSEQNLTQQQNSPTRIDEERHKFQSAFQTSHVNAGILENGEKHAAKEECIIRRA; this is translated from the exons ATGAGTTCGTCGTTAACTTTTGTTAACTACTACAGAAAAGCAAAGCACTCTGCGCCATCTTGTATCGGTTTCGATTTTCAACGAGGACACCGCAGCTCGCCGCATAAGGCAAAAGTGCACGGGCACACTATCTTACCAGCTCCGAAGTCTGAACAGAATTTAACCCAACAGCAAAACTCTCCGACGAGAATAGATGAAGAAAGGCACAA ATTCCAAAGCGCCTTTCAGACATCCCATGTAAACGCCGGGATTCTGGAAAACGG TGAGAAACATGCAGCGAAAGAAGAATGCATAATACGTCGAGCCTAA
- the LOC116927450 gene encoding MLX-interacting protein: protein MTGGNSPTTQNTQSQSRQASPLHAGQQQQLCQDGQPQQLRKKSKEIIHSGHFMVSDFEAEGRDDDDDELAIPVPEDAEDSAVLVGAVSVSSMNAAGDLAGSCSNQGSCSVTSIIRPKRTETISPGFTKDSGNWIQKNVIGATFSCEDLPMQAVEDFMIPAVTIDQSLTKLFQCMTLAYSSKLTSPRWKNFKGLRLQWKDKIRLNNLIWRCWHMQFIERRNTAVCQFASPLEVDQHNKPEAVVLEGKYWKRRLATVTAEYKKWRIFFKNQMMGRASKDLNDINMCGELDHLDWFAPRSNCSFNSGTGSLALDDDMFMDFSDTLFSSLSSNQPFPFPNPREIAKGAGLADFIQPGLIQLQPNLDDFMDTFEPLHDLLSGRLPPVEEEIVAVEDSIAGRTSDQLTHRRNDFQLHENSPYCASTSTTPVSAAAIVVTASSPQPLLNYFQMDQSSSSYLSNPQLGNSHRHLTNHQNTRPLPQYHQQSQEQLQQQPLVNESAFSHPRTMVVPSSQNSVFESNAPSLGSSHQLQQQPQLVQSTDGFTASGRYENAASHSGAFQRQNSGGSEHGFVVPTAQFQGKQRSRSRSGSGPNTPGNGSAAIFPHAATTSLSASQPSIGSSRANRTKPNGSSSSSSSPARLLSNSASAQEAGLPRSSRGVGRLRSSSDLQPIMPVPTAAVSTPATVVPRTILPDNSALLAHLLTSPNQIGTPSTTLVLTADSSATRIPIIFPLQNPDTTTTKLEKPLTLLPTTVNLEYSNDSRPYKQEPSPNVPMVEDLINQNTSRSRSSDGERTQYREHRRVCHINAEQKRRCNIKNGFDTLQSLLPGGGATSGSGNGSGSSASSHGKSSDVSKAAMLHRGAEFIRQLRQERQQQQEEMDQLKQNIETLNAAISGCQALLPANGAPVSRQRNNRMREMFDDWVRVRTLQNWKFWIFSILIQPLLESYSTALSAATYEDLWQNVLNWVDQYCSLIALRPVVFNSLRNLSKTTDIIANPSRLPAEATQAACNPDRTTAPNNLPSTT from the exons ATGACAGGCGGTAATTCTCCAACGACTCAGAACACTCAGAGTCAATCAAGACAGGCTTCTCCGTTGCACGCCGGGCAGCAGCAACAACTGTGCCAGGATGGTCAACCACAACAACTTCGGAAGAAATCTAAAGAGATCATCCACTCGGGACATTTCATGGTCTCAGATTTTGAAGCTGAAGGAAgggacgatgatgatgatgagttgGCTATTCCTGTACCTGAAGATGCTGAAGATTCAGCCGTTCTTGTTGGAGCAGTCTCAGTAAGCAGCATGAATGCAGCTGGGGACCTTGCTGGTTCTTGCAGTAATCAAGGATCCTGTTCAGTGACAAGCATAATAAGACCTAAAAGAACTGAAACCATTTCACCAG GTTTCACAAAAGATTCTGGAAACTGGATTCAGAAGAATGTAATTGGAGCAACATTCTCATGTGAGGATCTTCCCATGCAGGCTGTAGAGGATTTCATGATCCCAGCTGTTACCATAGATCAAAGTCTCACCAAGCTGTTCCAGTGTATGACCCTGGCCTATAG TTCAAAGCTTACTTCTCCGCGATGGAAGAACTTCAAAGGACTACGCCTACAATGGAAGGATAAAATTCGTCTCAACAACTTGATTTGGCGTTGCTGGCACATGCAAT TTATTGAAAGAAGGAACACAGCTGTATGCCAGTTCGCTTCTCCGCTGGAAGTTGATCAGCACAACAAGCCCGAG GCAGTTGTCCTTGAGGGGAAATATTGGAAGCGTCGGTTAGCAACCGTCACAGCCGAGTACAAAAAGTGGCGAATCTTTTTCAAGAACCAGATGATGGGTCGTGCTTCCAAGGATCTCAATGACATC AACATGTGCGGGGAACTGGATCACCTAGATTGGTTTGCTCCACGTAGCAATTGCAGTTTTAACTCAGGGACTGGATCCCTCGCTCTAGATGATGACATGTTCATGGACTTCTCTGATACGCTCTTTTCAAGCCTATCGTCTAACCAGCCTTTTCCTTTCCCCAACCCAAGAGAAATCG CTAAAGGAGCTGGTCTGGCCGATTTTATTCAACCTGGACTGATTCAGTTACAACCCAACCTAGATGATTTCATGGATACTTTTGAACCGTTGCATG ATTTGCTTTCTGGTCGGTTACCGCCagttgaagaagaaatcgTCGCTGTCGAAGACAGCATAGCTGGACGGACGTCTGATCAACTTACCCATCGTCGCAACGATTTTCAATTGCATGAAAATTCGCCTTATTGTGCCTCAACTTCCACCACTCCAGTCAGTGCCGCTGCGATAGTCGTTACGGCATCCTCTCCACAGCCTTTGCtcaattattttcaaatgGATCAGTCCAGTTCTTCATATTTATCAAATCCGCAGCTCGGCAACAGCCATCGACATTTGACAAACCATCAGAATACGCGGCCATTGCCACAGTATCATCAGCAATCACAAGAGCAACTTCAACAACAGCCGCTCGTCAACGAATCAGCATTTAGTCATCCTAGAACGATGGTTGTGCCATCGTCACAG AATTCGGTGTTTGAATCCAACGCCCCATCCCTAGGATCGTCCCACCAACTTCAACAACAGCCGCAGCTTGTCCAATCGACCGATGGATTCACGGCCTCTGGAAGATATGAAAATGCAGCGTCTCATTCGGGAGCTTTCCAACGGCAAAATAGTGGAGGCAGTGAGCATGGATTCGTCGTACCAACAGCACAGTTT CAAGGAAAACAACGGAGTAGGTCGAGAAGCGGTTCGGGACCCAATACGCCTGGAAATGGATCTGCGGCCATTTTTCCACATGCAGCAACCACGTCACTTAGTGCTAGCCAGCCTTCTATTGGATCCAGTCGAGCTAATCGTACTAAACCGAATGGCAGTTCGAGCAGTAGTAGCAGCCCAGCTCGTTTGCTAAGCAATTCGGCCAGCGCGCAAGAGGCCGGCCTGCCACGAAGCAGTCGCGGTGTTGGTCGTCTTCGTTCTAGCTCTGACCTACAACCTATCATGCCTGTGCCTACAGCGGCGGTTTCGACCCCTGCTACTGTTGTACCTCGTACCATTCTTCCTGACAATAGCGCTTTGTTGGCTCACCTATTGACAAGCCCCAATCAAATAGGGACACCATCAACCACCTTGGTGTTAACTGCTGATTCGTCAGCGACACG GATACCCATCATCTTTCCTCTTCAAAACCCTGATACTACGAccacaaaattggaaaagccATTGACCTTGTTGCCTACAACTGTAAATCTTGAGTATTCCAACGACAGTCGCCCTTATAAGCAAGAGCCTTCCCCGAATGTGCCGATGGTAGAAGACCTAATAAACCAAAATACCTCAAGGAGCAGAAGTAGTGATGGCGAACGCACCCAGTACAGG GAGCACCGTCGAGTGTGTCACATTAACGCCGAGCAAAAACGCCGCTGCAACATCAAAAATGGCTTTGATACGTTGCAGTCTTTACTACCGGGCGGAGGTGCAACAAGCGGATCGGGGAATGGTAGTGGTTCATCCGCTTCTAGCCATGGTAAATCCAGTGATGTCAGCAAGGCTGCAATGCTCCACCGTGGGGCCGAATTCATCCGTCAACTTCGCCAGGAGCGGCAACAGcaacaagaagaaatggatcaaCTGAAACAAAACATTGAAACGCTCAATGCGGCCATTAG CGGTTGCCAAGCGCTCCTACCTGCAAATGGTGCTCCCGTCTCTCGTCAGCGTAATAACCGAATGAGAGAAATGTTCGACGATTGGGTTCGAGTTCGAACATTGCAGAATTGGAAATTCTGGATT ttttccaTTTTGATACAGCCCCTCCTCGAGTCCTATAGCACGGCCCTTTCCGCCGCTACTTACGAAGATCTCTggcaaaatgttttaaattggGTAGACCAGTATTGTTCTTTGATTGCCCTACGTCCag TGGTGTTCAACTCGCTTCGGAACTTAAGTAAAACAACCGACATTATAGCAAATCCGTCTCGATTGCCAGCAGAAGCCACCCAAGCTGCATGCAATCCCGATAGGACTACAGCGCCCAACAATCTTCCGTCAACGACATAA
- the LOC116927841 gene encoding LOW QUALITY PROTEIN: carboxypeptidase D (The sequence of the model RefSeq protein was modified relative to this genomic sequence to represent the inferred CDS: inserted 1 base in 1 codon; deleted 2 bases in 2 codons), producing the protein MRVIYFNLHIWFLWFLWFLSSVTSSFSLISKNSSNLTQWNGVEINKYRSHEDLISVFETLERDFPFIAKRGTIGKSVQGRDLVFLRITANASAPRPIGRPMFKYVGNMHGNEAVGREVLIALAEHLAHNYEKDVEVTKLIESTDIYILPSLNPDGFAKAKEGDCYGSNSFSGRENANNVDLNRNFPDRLEIKGSPKNVDEELFIKGREPETLAIMLWIVNNPFVLSANLHGGSVVASYPFDDTVLHRECCVEGKAPDDTFFKHLARVYASNHPEMHKGNLCEGDNFKEGITNGAFWYDVPGGMQDFNYVFSNCFEITVELSCCKYPNASNLQMEWQGNRQSLIRYMQAIHLGVKGLVTDQQTNEAIPRARVTVVGVEYDVKTTNNGEYWRLLLPGNYSLQVSAFGYQDVEIHNVSVVEDAPTILNIRMIRAIPDLPDTDSKVYLEFGHHNYTEMETLLKKITEAFPTITRLYTIGQSIQGRELYVLEISDNPGQHEPGEPEFKYIANMHGNEVVGRELVLNLAIVLINGYGRDXRITKLIDSTRIHLMPSMNPDGYEIALEGDENGGYGRGNANQVDLNRDFPDQYFPKDDNASFQPETLAVMNWSQSIPFVLSANLHGGSLVANYPFDDNPQGKSKVDSPSPDDALFRKLAKTYSYAHPIMHLGKSCHPSFAGRLLGVLDETFKDGITNGAYWYSVSGGMQDWNYVHTNDMEITVEVSCFKYPMAKDMKNYWELNRQSLLEYIEQIHHGLKGFVLDTNGFPIFNASIAVAGFEGKNVRSYTHGDYWRLLLPGEYHVTASASGFQSLSKTVNVPSDRAGVVNFTLQRVNVGEMIRLSIPPSPEKIKSSTIAVLPPTKVVQLPPVELESLLKKKVKQAPNLLCLYSVKSPEQQSEKPVWVLEIGDGAAANCAIRKQPIQMGTVTKLHQPKVLVVNGIDRAAVASGRTFLLSLVDALISSDSDALSVTKSVSMHLIFDADPSAADEDCAATSSTKTDAEEAIIQFVQREKFTMILTPEFQWIGLVESSLSGLKQFREKQLVETYHHQMQGASDCSPGERRSSTVLNHISEISNGSITFRLGLSCCAKSDQTNAILTSHRATLFQLFLTARQGIAGVVTSQFGQPLAAIVKVTAARRAMISSADSLVVTTTRDGQFWIALARGEYAIEILSSDYVKKTKVVTVSDGGASQIVIQLSRDQRVGGLPRMVFVILVGSLLLSLLTIVLCCCSCYEKRKTQRKKKSSQWGFQLLQQTDRENMAPVLIDSSSSDEELFVQHSQHQHFKMRPPIRAVQEGSGNSPFRPIRPKGKVLGARLGQYRDDTSSSDELEDFNSATSSSLEEEQLVDLRKSSRPAM; encoded by the exons ATGCGGGTCATTTATTTCAATCTTCATATTTGGTTCCTTTGGTTCCTTTGGTTCTTGTCATCTGTCACGTCGTCATTTAGCCTTATTTCTAAAAATTCGTCAAATCTTACGCAATGGAATGGcgttgaaataaataaatatcgTTCTCATGAAGATCTAATATCTGTTTTTGAGACCTTAGAAAGAGATTTCCCATTTATTGCTAAAAGAGGGACCATAGGGAAATCAGTGCAGGGTAGAGATTTGGTCTTCCTTCGGATAACTGCAAATGCTAGTGCACCTAGGCCTATTGGGAGGCCGATGTTTAAATATGTTGGTAACATGCATGGAAATGAAGCTGTTGGCAGAGAAGTGCTTATTGCTTTAGCGGAGCACCTTGCACACAACTATGAAAAGGATGTTGAAGTGACCAAGCTTATCGAATCCACAGATATATACATTCTACCTAGCCTTAACCCTGATGGTTTTGCCAAAGCAAAG GAAGGGGATTGTTATGGGTCAAACTCTTTTTCAGGAAGAGAAAACGCCAATAACGTGGATTTGAACAGAAATTTTCCAGACCGACTTGAAATCAAAGGATCTCCAAAAAATGTCGACGAAGAATTATTTATCAAAGGCAGAGAGCCTGAAACACTGGCCATTATGTTATGGATTGTCAATAATCCTTTTGTATTATCAGCAAATCTTCATGGTGGTTCAGTTGTTGCTAGTTACCCTTTTGACGACACTGTTCTCCATCGCGAATGCTGTGTTGAAGGAAAAGCTCCGGATGACACTTTTTTCAAGCATTTAGCACGGGTTTACGCATCTAATCATCCTGAAATGCACAAGGGAAACCTGTGTGAAGGAGATAATTTTAAGGAAGGGATCACTAACGGAGCATTTTGGTACGACGTTCCAG GTGGAATGCAAGATTTCAACTACGTATTTTCCAATTGTTTCGAAATCACCGTCGAGCTATCGTGCTGCAAGTATCCAAATGCCTCCAACCTTCAAATGGAGTGGCAAGGAAACCGCCAAAGCCTAATCAGATACATGCAGGCGATTCATTTGGGAGTGAAAGGTCTGGTGACTGACCAACAGACGAATGAAGCTATTCCTAGGGCTCGGGTTACAGTTGTTGGTGTCGAATATGACGtgaaaacaaccaacaatggTGAATATTGGCGACTCCTTCTACCAGGGAATTACTCGTTGCAAGTTTCCGCATTTGGCTATCAAGATGTTGAAATTCATAACGTCTCGGTCGTGGAAGATGCGCCTACCATATTAAACATCAGAATGATACGAGCCATCCCAGATCTACCGGACACGGACAGCAAAGTCTATCTGGAATTCGGGCACCACAACTATACAGAAATGGAAacattgttaaaaaaaatcactgAGGCTTTCCCGACCATTACACGGCTGTATACCATTGGCCAAAGCATACAAGGCCGCGAACTTTAT GTCTTAGAGATATCTGACAATCCGGGCCAGCACGAACCTGGCGAGCCGGAATTCAAATATATCGCGAATAT GCACGGCAATGAGGTTGTAGGACGTGAGCTTGTTTTAAACCTTGCCATCGTTTTAATCAATGGCTATGGTCGGG GCAGGATCACAAAATTAATAGACTCAACACGTATTCATCTAATGCCATCCATGAATCCAGATGGTTACGAAATAGCCCTTGAAGGAGATGAAAATGGTGGCTATGGACGGGGCAACGCTAACCAAGTCGATTTAAATCGTGATTTTCCTGATCAGTATTTCCCCAAGGATGATAATGCGAGTTTCCAACCTGAAACGCTTGCGGTGATGAATTGGTCGCAGTCcatcccttttgttttgtctgcCAATCTTCATGGTGGTTCGCTGGTGGCCAATTATCCTTTCGATGACAATCCTCAGGGCAAGAGCAAAGTTGACAGCCCTTCACCTGACGATGCTCTCTTCCGCAAACTTGCCAAGACTTACAGCTATGCACATCCTATCATGCACCTGGGGAAATCTTGCCATCCGAGTTTTGCTGGACGCTTATTGGGTGTTCTCGACGAAACCTTT AAGGATGGAATTACAAATGGTGCTTACTGGTACAGTGTTTCCGGCGGCATGCAAGATTGGAACTACGTCCATACAAATGATATGGAAATCACTGTGGAAGTGAGTTGCTTCAAATATCCAATGGCTAAGGATATGAAGAACTATTGGGAACTAAACCGC CAGTCGCTCTTAGAGTACATTGAGCAAATCCATCACGGTCTGAAGGGCTTCGTACTGGATACGAATGGTTTCCCCATCTTTAACGCTTCCATAGCTGTGGCTGGTTTCGAAGGCAAAAATGTCCGAAGCTATACCCATGGCGACTACTGGAGGCTCCTACTACCTGGAGAGTATCACGTGACTGCCAGTGCTTCAGG GTTTCAGTCGCTCAGCAAAACCGTTAACGTGCCTTCAGATAGAGCTGGTGTTGTAAATTTTACGCTGCAACGCGTTAATGTTGGTGAGATGATCCGCCTTTCCATACCGCCTTCaccagaaaaaattaaatcgtcAACAATAGCTGTGTTACCTCCTACCAAAGTTGTGCAACTGCCTCCTGTTGAGCTAGAGAGTTTACTGAAAAAGAAAGTCAAACAGGCGCCCAATTTGCTGTGCTTATACAG CGTAAAATCACCAGAACAACAGTCGGAGAAGCCAGTATGGGTATTAGAGATAGGAGATGGAGCAGCCGCAAATTGTGCCATACGAAAGCAGCCTATCCAAATGGGGACGGTTACCAAGCTTCACCAACCTAAAGTGCTAGTGGTTAATGGAATCGATCGAGCAGCTGTTGCATCAGGTCGAACCTTCCTGCTCAGCTTGGTGGATGCCTTAATATCTTCCGATTCTGACGCGCTTAGCGTAACCAAGAGTGTATCGATGCATTTGATTTTCGACGCCGACCCTTCTGCGGCTGACGAGGATTGTGCAGCAACGTCAAGCACCAAAACCGATGCCGAAGAAGCTATAATTCAATTTGTTCAACGGGAGAAGTTTACAATGATTTTGACTCCTGAATTTCAATGGATTGGGCTCGTCGAATCTTCCTTATCGGGATTGAAGCAATTCCGTGAAAAACAATTAGTTGAAACCTACCACCACCAAATGCAAGGCGCAAGCGATTGTAGTCCGGGTGAGCGCCGATCGTCAACGGTTCTTAATCATATCAGTGAAATCAGCAATGGTAGCATTACATTCCGCCTTGGACTCTCTTGTTGTGCGAAATCTGATCAAACTAATGCCATCCTTACTTCTCATCGGGCTACACTGTTTCAGCTGTTTCTCACTGCCCGTCAGGGTATCGCTGGGGTGGTTACAAGCCAGTTCGGTCAACCTCTTGCTGCTATAGTTAAAGTAACTGCAGCACGAAGAGCAATGATTTCTTCTGCTGATAG TTTGGTTGTTACAACAACACGAGACGGTCAGTTCTGGATTGCTCTAGCTCGCGGTGAATATGCAATTGAAATTCTCTCTTCCGATTAcgttaagaaaacaaag GTGGTGACAGTGTCAGATGGTGGGGCCAGCCAGATAGTCATTCAGTTGTCACGAGACCAAAGAGTGGGCGGATTGCCACGTATGGTTTTCGTCATCCTGGTGGGTTCCCTACTTCTTTCACTGCTGACAATAGTACTTTGCTGCTGTTCTTGTTATGAGAAACGGAAGACTCAGCGTAAGAAGAAATCTAGCCAATGGGGTTTTCAGTTACTCCAGCAAACAGATCGTGAGAACATGGCGCCCGTGTTGATTGATAGTAGCTCAAGCGATGAAGAACTTTTTGTCCAGCATTCGCAACATCAGCATTTCAAGATGCGGCCACCGATTCGAGCAGTTCAAGAAGGATCGGGAAATTCGCCATTCCGACCCATTAGGCCAAAAGGCAAAGTTTTGGGAGCAAGATTGGGTCAGTATCGTGATGATACTTCGAGTAGTGATGAGCTGGAAGATTTTAATAGCGCTACGTCTTCGAGCTTGGAAGAGGAGCAATTGGTCGACCTCCGGAAGAGTTCTAGGCCTGCCATGTGA
- the LOC116927448 gene encoding LOW QUALITY PROTEIN: dolichyl-diphosphooligosaccharide--protein glycosyltransferase subunit 1 (The sequence of the model RefSeq protein was modified relative to this genomic sequence to represent the inferred CDS: deleted 1 base in 1 codon), whose translation MGFRIKVYLICLFVTLTGFCTATSEDILIKNAERTIDLTSQLVKITHRLTLSNTGKSSVKSFSFPIDPKAQEKLSYFKAQLADGKESSGELKTEFSTVKGILTYKITLSSSLEPGQIVKVLVGTVFTHHLSPHPKEITQKEKQLVQYRGNAYIYTPYKVTTQTTKVLLSSSTVESYTKVKPSSQSDSTITYGPYENVAPLSEEGIIIHYENNTPFLSVGHLLRHIEVSHWGNIAVEETLDVYHGGAKLKGSFSRFEYQREQSGVSSVKSFKTVLPELAADVYYRDEIGNISTSNLRQEDDGDVSLELRPRFPLFGGWKTHYVVGYNLPSFANLFNSGDEFVLQMDLISHIFDHMVVDDALVRIILPEGASNIEVETPYAVTRLPDSLHFTYLDVKGRPVVEIAAKNLVENHIQPFKLRYTFSRIVMLQEPFLCVLAFFLLFLTFIIYARLDFSITKDETCDNRSRAAVMVEHIRNHYLKRSTLFQAFETQVAKLKSSRDINAFQAAAKNITSDLRAQILDLPSSLKSESPQLNDRVTELQKQDKAYRDFQSTHAQLVERLVSGKINKAQFVDAEALLTKKRDELVEKLNHLINTL comes from the exons ATGGGATTTCGAAttaaagtttatttgatcTGCCTTTTCGTAACGCTAACTGGGTTTTGCACCGCAACCAGTGAGGATATACTAATAAAAAATGCCGAGCGGACCATCGACCTTACCAGTCAACTTGTCAAAATCACCCACCGCCTGACTTTGTCAAACACGGGCAAATCATCTGTCAAAAGCTTTAGTTTTCCTATCGATCCCAAAGCTCAGGAGAAACTATCATACTTCAAAGCCcag CTTGCAGATGGAAAGGAGTCGTCAGGTGAGCTGAAAACAGAGTTTTCCACTGTTAAAGGAATTCTGACATACAAAATCACCCTAAGCAGTTCTCTTGAACCTGGTCAAATTGTCAAA GTTCTTGTTGGCACAGTATTCACTCATCATCTTTCACCTCATCCAAAAGAAATTactcagaaagaaaaacagttaGTTCAGTACAGGGGTAATGCTTACATCTACACACCATACAAAGTTACAACACAAACTACCAAAGTCCTACTAAGCTCATCCACTGTCGAAAGCTACACCAAGGTTAAGCCTTCCTCTCAAAGTGATTCAACCATTACTTATGGACCTTATGAAAATGTTGCTCCATTGTCAGAG GAGGGCATTATTATTCATTATGAGAATAACACTCCATTCTTGAGTGTTGGTCATCTGCTCAGACATATAGAAGTGTCTCACTGGGGTAACATTGCTGTTGAGGAAACTTTGGATGTTTACCATGGTGGAGCCAAGCTCAAAGGTTCATTTTCTCGATTTGAGTATCAAAGAGAGCAAAGTGGGGTCTCTAGCGTCAAATCTTTCAAA ACGGTATTGCCTGAATTAGCCGCAGACGTGTATTATCGCGACGAAATCGGAAATATTTCCACGTCAAACTTGAGACAGGAGGATGATGGTGATGTTTCGTTAGAACTCCGCCCGAGGTTCCCATTGTTCGGTGGATGGAAGACTCATTATGTGGTCGGCTACAATCTACCCAGCTTCGCTAACTTGTTCAATTCCG GCGACGAATTTGTTCTACAAATGGATCTTATTTCTCACATC TTCGATCACATGGTTGTCGATGATGCTCTTGTTCGCATCATTCTCCCTGAAGGGGCTTCTAACATTGAAGTTGAGACACCTTATGCTGTTACTCGATTACCAGATTCGTTGCATTTTACGTACCTTGATGTCAAGGGCCGCCCGGTTGTGGAAATTGCTGCCAAGAACCTCGTAGAGAACCACATTCAACCtttcaaa TTACGTTACACGTTTTCGCGGATCGTCATGCTTCAAGAGCCATTCTTGTGCGTTCTagcatttttccttttgttcctCACTTTCATCATCTATGCGCGATTGGACTTTTCGATCACCAAG GATGAAACTTGTGACAATCGGTCACGAGCAGCAGTTATGGTTGAACATATTCGTAACCATTACCTCAAGAGATCTACATTGTTTCAAGCATTTGAAACACAAGTGGCAAAACTTAAAAGCTCGCGGGATATCAATGCTTTTCAA gcAGCAGCAAAAAATATCACAAGCGATCTACGAGCTCAAATTTTGGATCTACCAAGTAGTCTCAAATCAGAATCCCCTCAGCTTAACGACCGTGTGACTGAGCTTCAAAAACAGGACAA AGCTTACAGAGATTTTCAGAGCACCCATGCTCAGCTAGTGGAACGACTAGTTAgtgggaaaataaataaagctCAATTCGTTGACGCCGAAGCCCTGCTTACTAAAAAAAGGGACGAACTTGTCGAGAAACTAAACCACTTAATTAACACTCtttaa